The following proteins come from a genomic window of Corallococcus sp. NCRR:
- a CDS encoding UdgX family uracil-DNA binding protein (This protein belongs to the uracil DNA glycosylase superfamily, members of which act in excision repair of DNA. However, it belongs more specifically to UdgX branch, whose founding member was found to bind uracil in DNA (where it does not belong), without cleaving it, appears to promote DNA repair by a pathway involving RecA, rather than base excision.) — protein sequence MRVEVGPELDSFRTAARGLLARGVSPDQVLFTEEGRGQGSLLAPDVVPASDPMAALSVPPAFLELAEEVAYHRAPERWGLLYRVLWRLTHGERKLLEVESDADVYRVLTLAKAVKRDAHKMKAFVRFRRVERDGEEFFIAWHRPEHLIVRHVAPFFARRFPSMRWSILTPDASVSWDLEQLTYGPGVPRSQAPEGDALEEMWGTYYASTFNPARLNVRAMRAEMPKKHWATLPETRLIPELVRQAPARTSRMVSPKLELSESSRFLPEHRDLASLAQAAQGCRACPLHERATRTVFGEGPVGARLMLVGEQPGDMEDRVGKPFIGPAGQLLDQVLAQVGLDREQLYVTNAVKHFGWEAGEEKQRLHAKPGRSEVLACKAWLDAEVAQVKPKMILCLGATAAQSFLGLGFRINLSRGQVFETPWAKAWMATFHPSALLRMPDERARAQARIHFEEDLRRAADTLRAPG from the coding sequence ATGCGGGTGGAGGTGGGGCCGGAGCTGGACTCGTTCCGGACCGCCGCGCGAGGCCTGCTCGCCCGGGGCGTGTCCCCGGATCAGGTGCTCTTCACCGAGGAGGGGCGCGGACAGGGTTCGCTGCTCGCGCCGGACGTGGTGCCCGCGAGTGATCCCATGGCGGCGCTGTCGGTGCCTCCGGCGTTCCTGGAGCTGGCGGAAGAAGTGGCGTACCACCGCGCGCCCGAGCGCTGGGGGCTGCTCTACCGGGTGCTGTGGCGGCTGACGCACGGGGAGCGCAAGCTGTTGGAGGTGGAGAGCGACGCGGACGTGTACCGCGTGCTCACGCTGGCCAAGGCCGTCAAGCGAGACGCGCACAAGATGAAGGCCTTCGTGCGCTTCCGGCGGGTGGAGCGTGACGGCGAGGAGTTCTTCATCGCGTGGCACCGGCCCGAGCACCTCATCGTGCGCCACGTGGCGCCCTTCTTCGCGAGGCGCTTCCCCTCCATGCGCTGGAGCATCCTCACGCCGGACGCGAGCGTGTCCTGGGACCTGGAGCAGCTCACGTATGGGCCGGGAGTGCCGCGCTCGCAAGCCCCCGAGGGAGATGCGCTGGAGGAGATGTGGGGGACGTACTACGCGTCGACCTTCAACCCGGCGCGGCTCAACGTACGGGCCATGCGAGCGGAGATGCCCAAGAAGCACTGGGCCACGCTGCCGGAGACCCGGCTCATTCCGGAGCTGGTGCGCCAGGCGCCCGCGCGCACCTCGCGCATGGTGAGCCCGAAGTTGGAGCTCTCCGAGTCAAGCCGCTTCCTCCCCGAGCACCGGGACCTCGCCTCGCTCGCGCAGGCCGCACAAGGCTGCCGGGCCTGTCCGCTGCATGAACGGGCCACGCGCACGGTGTTCGGAGAGGGGCCGGTGGGAGCACGGCTGATGCTCGTGGGCGAGCAACCGGGAGACATGGAGGACCGGGTGGGCAAGCCCTTTATCGGTCCGGCGGGCCAGCTGCTCGACCAGGTGCTCGCGCAGGTGGGCCTGGACCGCGAGCAGCTCTACGTCACCAACGCGGTGAAGCACTTCGGGTGGGAGGCGGGTGAGGAGAAGCAGCGCCTGCACGCGAAGCCCGGACGAAGCGAGGTGCTCGCGTGCAAGGCGTGGCTGGACGCGGAGGTGGCGCAGGTGAAGCCGAAGATGATCCTCTGCCTCGGGGCCACGGCGGCGCAGTCCTTCCTGGGGCTGGGCTTCCGCATCAACCTGAGCCGGGGACAGGTCTTCGAAACGCCGTGGGCGAAGGCGTGGATGGCGACCTTCCATCCCTCGGCGCTCCTGCGAATGCCAGACGAGCGGGCGCGGGCCCAGGCGCGCATCCACTTCGAGGAAGACCTGCGCCGGGCGGCCGACACGCTGCGCGCGCCCGGGTGA
- a CDS encoding site-specific integrase, protein MGSGKVWTGKWQGGRTFTAKDGRPVYVLRKMVAGKTYTVHLDARSETEAEAELALFMRDPEGYRTKGEAQKLKQESAVYLDAPTVGRYLDFMRRAGTTKRYVSSVGFYLAAWAEAFSGRDLHTVTLQDLLRELNRQPTARKNRVTALKAFCAWLREEEGTLTVAEDATISLKVPVSRPEKSVREKGYSIETIERLYRAITGWEFTNFDQEATRRVTDVQCVRDVLCLHAKTGMHGTEIERLAQGEGKITVLKEPGEIAATLRFVHKSGRVHVQSIDRQALAAAQRLQARGAAPVDSHIRRVVRRACKSLGMELVRFGELRHSFVTWASECGQEVRPKSGGLPLAAIAAVVGHTSPATTKRFYENVAVPPMIKVPLRLEHPEDPAVLPLKAAAAF, encoded by the coding sequence ATGGGTAGCGGCAAGGTCTGGACAGGCAAATGGCAGGGCGGGCGCACGTTCACGGCGAAGGACGGCCGCCCGGTGTACGTGCTGCGCAAGATGGTCGCGGGCAAGACGTACACGGTCCACCTCGACGCCCGCAGCGAGACGGAAGCCGAAGCCGAGCTGGCCCTCTTCATGCGCGATCCCGAGGGCTACCGCACCAAGGGCGAAGCCCAGAAGCTCAAGCAAGAATCCGCCGTCTACCTGGACGCGCCGACCGTGGGTCGCTACCTGGACTTCATGCGGCGCGCGGGCACGACGAAGCGCTACGTGAGCAGCGTTGGCTTTTACTTGGCTGCGTGGGCGGAAGCGTTCTCGGGCCGCGACTTGCACACCGTCACCCTCCAGGACCTCCTACGCGAGTTGAACCGGCAGCCCACCGCGCGCAAGAACCGGGTGACGGCCCTCAAGGCGTTCTGCGCGTGGCTGCGCGAGGAAGAGGGCACGTTGACGGTGGCGGAGGACGCCACCATTTCCCTCAAGGTGCCCGTCAGCCGTCCCGAAAAGTCGGTGCGTGAAAAGGGCTACAGCATCGAAACCATTGAACGGCTCTACCGCGCTATCACCGGCTGGGAGTTCACTAACTTCGACCAGGAGGCCACGCGCCGGGTGACGGACGTTCAATGCGTGCGCGACGTGCTGTGCCTCCACGCTAAGACGGGGATGCACGGCACGGAGATTGAGCGGCTTGCCCAAGGCGAGGGCAAGATCACGGTGTTGAAAGAGCCGGGCGAAATCGCCGCAACCCTTCGGTTCGTCCACAAGAGCGGGCGTGTTCACGTCCAGAGCATCGACCGTCAAGCGCTCGCGGCAGCGCAACGGCTCCAGGCGCGCGGTGCTGCGCCTGTGGACAGCCACATCCGGCGCGTGGTGCGACGGGCCTGCAAGTCCCTGGGCATGGAGTTGGTGCGCTTTGGGGAACTACGGCACAGCTTTGTCACCTGGGCTTCTGAATGCGGCCAGGAAGTGCGGCCCAAATCGGGAGGGCTGCCGCTTGCTGCCATTGCCGCCGTGGTGGGGCACACGTCGCCCGCGACCACCAAGCGCTTCTACGAAAACGTTGCGGTGCCGCCCATGATCAAGGTGCCGCTCCGGCTGGAGCATCCCGAGGATCCGGCAGTGCTGCCGCTCAAGGCTGCCGCAGCATTCTGA